A single Anopheles maculipalpis chromosome 3RL, idAnoMacuDA_375_x, whole genome shotgun sequence DNA region contains:
- the LOC126560674 gene encoding LOW QUALITY PROTEIN: uncharacterized protein LOC126560674 (The sequence of the model RefSeq protein was modified relative to this genomic sequence to represent the inferred CDS: substituted 1 base at 1 genomic stop codon), protein MTQQPRVNWMSASHKRSCMECTLSVNFCIKQNGESIFGAFDLSPVSXMWKLFSLLITTFCCASSAVAYDGYISEAYLIVQRVLDRLLQDTTKLHDILCVNCDEQIFEDVIINLQKERPFVAMRRFSLTASSKVLLVDTHRTPSLVLQICTPRSHCVWDESFQYFNPYKYAVFIQLIHGLDSSTIINYANEIATSGIVQILQFIAPSTNRGKASVHVTGALTNKLIKVFNDSDAEGKLFDSTLTSFKNFPYEVGFVPVVASMYRKGALYSSMEINIFRSIVQQQGATYRYHPEVDLHILLKKLLTGRMHAILNSVETSVKHFEFAYFKDIQEYCIILPRRYERMHLQLLLTPFKWQIWLMIVLILVAIQIISIIFPERVPNYLVLKCFFGGGEREHHLNTGIRLIVLVICILIFLFTETYQAILLSLMSADPYVKNPETIEEFIEQNQTLFILKGTRSDVPIKLRNLLKVVDGMDLTMTLNNATVASCDLGRMLNNNPYDWEVARKADLIVIKPPLYCRMRHIIFSWTCPAVREYQRYMDRFYDVGLYHRYKKTNSPKRVYTRRNQSFNNLIVLTDDLIPVWELLGTGLSVALACFVSENLVHRLHYITQKVNRFNK, encoded by the exons ATGACGCAGCAGCCACGCGTCAACTGGATGAGTGCATCGCACAAACGatcctgcatgga GTGCACGCTTTCGGTGAACTtttgtataaaacaaaacggggAAAGCATCTTCGGAGCATTCGACCTTTCACCAGTTTCATAAATGTGGAAACTCTTCAGTTTACTGATTACGACTTTTTGCTGCGCTAGTAGTGCTGTAGCTTACGATGGGTACATTTCGGAAGCATATTTGATAGTGCAACGAGTGTTGGACCGTTTGCTGCAAGATACTACAAAACTGCACGATATattgtgtgtgaattgtgaTGAACAAATTTTTGAAGATGTTATAATCAATTTGCAAAAAGAGCGACCTTTCGTAGCGATGAGGCGATTTTCCCTAACTGCAAGCAGTAAGGTATTGTTAGTGGACACGCATCGGACTCCGTCGCTGGTTTTACAAATTTGCACACCAAGGTCGCAT TGCGTGTGGGATGAATCCTTTCAATATTTCAATCCATATAAGTATGCTGTATTTATTCAACTCATTCATGGACTAGACAGTTCtacaataattaattatgcgAATGAAATAGCCACTAGTGGCATCGTACAGATACTGCAGTTCATCGCACCTTCTACCAACCGTGGCAAGGCTAGTGTTCACGTAACCGGTGCTCTTACGAACAAATTGATAAAGGTATTCAATGACAGTGATGCGGAAGGAAAGTTATTCGATAGTACCTTAACCAGCTTTAAGAACTTTCCGTATGAAGTGGGCTTTGTGCCAGTAGTTGCTAGCATGTATAGAAAAGGTGCACTATACAGCAGTATGGAGATAAATATCTTTAGATCCATTGTTCAGCAACAAGGAGCGACATATCGTTATCATCCCGAAGTTGATCTGCATATACTGTTGAAAAAGCTGCTGACGGGAAGAATGCATGCCATATTAAATTCCGTTGAAACATCAGTAAAACATTTCGAATTCGCATATTTTAAGGACATACAAGAgtattgtattattttaccGCGGCGGTACGAACGAATGCATCTGCAGCTCCTGCTAACACCATTCAAATGGCAAATATGGTTGATGATAGTGCTTATCCTGGTAGCTATTCAAATAATAAGCATTATATTTCCCGAGCGTGTGCCGAATTACTTAGtattgaagtgtttttttggtggtggagAACGGGAACATCACCTGAATACAGGCATTCGCCTAATAGTTCTAGTGATATGCATTCTAATTTTTCTGTTTACCGAAACTTACCAAGCGATTCTTCTCTCCCTAATGTCGGCTGATCCGTATGTTAAGAATCCTGAAACAATCGAAGAATTCATAGAGCAAAACCAAACCTTGTTCATTTTGAAGGGCACACGATCGGACGTGCCGATTAAATTAAGAAATCTATTAAAAGTTGTGGACGGAATGGATCTTACGATGACCTTAAATAATGCGACGGTGGCCAGCTGCGATTTGGGACGTATGCTGAACAATAATCCATATGACTGGGAAGTTGCAAGAAAAGCCGATCTGATAGTGATCAAGCCACCCTTGTATTGCCGTATGAGACACATCATTTTTAGTTGGACATGCCCAGCAGTTAGAGAGTATCAGAGATACATGGACCGCTTCTACGATGTAGGACTTTATCATagatataaaaaaactaataGCCCAAAACGAGTGTACACACGGAGGAATCAATCTTTTAACAATTTGATTGTACTTACAGATGATCTTATTCCTGTGTGGGAGCTGCTGGGAACGGGTTTATCGGTAGCTTTAGCATGTTTTGTATCCGAGAACTTGGTACACAGATTGCACTACATCACTCAAAAAGTAAACCGTTTCAATAAGTAA
- the LOC126560675 gene encoding uncharacterized protein LOC126560675 has protein sequence MPTINIDSAFGGFSVIEQRERKASIVFVACIFDGQCNVRQLQQSYMLNKYAIHFLLSNNASQIIQDQALSEAKKKGILLVVQLFDHQVKNTHVKVRCGGFFYTSYLEPPLAELPNLLFNGTLTKLDNFHYHVAAVPIPPNFFVFHGKIVGFEVEIFRLIIARQKAHARFMFSKTSEVAEALQQLYVGQIDLFLNVLQTKQYLNFVQSFWQVHRPYCITLPKRMERMHLEVLLHPFEWQIWFVFLSVLLLMQLINLIFPKKFNHNLIMICFFGSGPSEHMLPSSARLMVCAVCIIIFLLTETYQAILLSLIASNSYMKNPETVDEFMSSNMTLYFFKGLMYMMPAKLHPLMYIIPSSISIYSMFDKATVQPCSDASFWNTNPLKIKLPARDELIALQPPIFYLPHYVTFNHLTPLAQGYQEYMDRLFEVGIYNRIHRKWYPQKMHRKKEATFNDSIVLTDDLIPVWELLGIGLLFSSIVFVSEWTTFYIRLRCIRQKNAK, from the exons ATGCCGACCATCAACATTGATAGCGCATTTGGTGGATTTTCCGTTATCGAACAAAGGGAACGCAAGGCTAGCATCGTGTTTGTAGCTTGCATATTCGACGGACAG TGTAATGTACGGCAGCTGCAACAATCGTACATGTTAAACAAATATGCAATACATTTTTTACTGTCCAACAACGCCTCGCAAATCATACAGGACCAAGCACTCAGTGAGGCAAAGAAAAAGGGCATTTTGTTGGTAGTGCAGCTGTTTGATCATCAGGTTAAGAATACGCATGTTAAGGTACGCTgtgggggatttttttataCCTCATACTTAGAGCCTCCGTTAGCAGAATTGCCAAATCTGCTGTTCAACGGAACGCTCACGAAACTGGACAACTTTCACTATCATGTGGCGGCTGTACCAATTCCTCCGaactttttcgtttttcacgGAAAAATTGTAGGCTTTGAGGTGGAAATTTTTCGTTTGATAATCGCCCGCCAAAAAGCACATGCACGGTTCATGTTTTCGAAAACATCCGAAGTAGCAGAAGCGCTGCAGCAGTTGTACGTAGGGCAGATTGatctgtttttaaatgttctaCAAACTAAGCAGTATTTAAACTTTGTCCAATCATTTTGGCAGGTACACCGTCCTTACTGCATTACCTTGCCGAAAAGGATGGAACGGATGCATCTAGAAGTACTCTTACACCCGTTCGAGTGGCAAATTTGGTTCGTATTTCTCAGCGTGTTGTTGTTAATGCAACTGATAAATCTTATTTTCCCGAAGAAGTTTAATCACAACCTTATTATGATTTGCTTCTTTGGGAGTGGACCTTCGGAGCATATGCTGCCATCGTCGGCCCGACTGATGgtttgtgctgtgtgtataataatatttttactaACCGAAACTTATCAAGCAATTCTACTCTCGCTGATTGCATCCAACTCATACATGAAAAACCCAGAAACTGTTGACGAGTTTATGAGCTCTAATATGACGCTTTACTTTTTCAAAGGGTTAATGTACATGATGCCGGCCAAATTGCACCCATTAATGTATATCATACCGTCGAGCATATCAATCTACTCCATGTTTGACAAAGCCACAGTGCAACCCTGTTCAGATGCATCATTCTGGAACACCAATccgttgaaaataaaacttccaGCAAGGGACGAGCTGATTGCGCTGCAGCCACCAATATTTTATCTCCCACACTATGTTACATTCAATCACCTGACTCCTCTAGCGCAGGGATACCAGGAGTATATGGATCGATTGTTTGAGGTTGGTATTTACAATCGTATACATAGGAAATGGTACCCCCAAAAGATGCATCGTAAGAAGGAAGCTACATTTAACGATTCTATTGTTTTGACGGATGATTTAATTCCTGTGTGGGAATTGCTGGGCATTGGACTGTTGTTTAGTTCAATTGTATTTGTAAGCGAGTGGACAACATTCTACATCAGATTACGTTGTATTAGACAAAAGAATGCAAAGTAG
- the LOC126560676 gene encoding protein G12-like, whose protein sequence is MMKLSFLVLVIIYISQNVLTEHSTRLSRDIEDFVNLLDLAQITRLTNSYYLNDNDFQSMLEYLQSIEFSAVWNGFFNLTMIREVGLYLSHEGVPFYDYVDLVANFIGQPPLNRRVVQHLQKTKYRGVKTYVEEMFAVLPWREWHRLYDIKQANSVPFRALVNKLRRINYVELKQFYEDSKDFRSFVQILRSYGLDVDSFSQYLRKYLPWDHTGKTAGRFEIERNV, encoded by the exons ATGATGAAGTTGAGTTTCTTAGTTCTGGTgataatttatatttcacaGAATGTTTTAACAGAACATTCAACCCGTTTGTCGAGGGATATAGAAGATTTTGTCAATTTGTTAGATCTAGCCCAGATTACGCGTCTCACCAATAGCTACTATCTCAACGATAACGATTTTCAGTCGATGTTGGAGTACTTGCAAAGCATCGAGTTTTCCGCTGTATGGAATGGTTTCTTCAATTTGACGATGATACGTGAGGTAGGCCTCTATCTGTCTCACGAAGGTGTTCCTTTCTACGACTATGTGGATCTTGTAGCAAACTTTATTGGACAACCGCCGCTCAATCGTCGTGTGGTACAACATCTACAAAAAA caaaatacCGTGGTGTAAAGACGTATGTTGAAGAAATGTTTGCTGTGCTGCCATGGCGAGAATGGCATCGTTTGTATGATATTAAGCAAGCAAATAGTGTACCGTTCAGGGCGTTGGTTAACAAACTTCGGCGGATTAATTATGTAGAACTAAAGCAGTTTTATGAG GACAGCAAAGACTTCAGATCATTCGTGCAAATCCTGCGAAGCTATGGATTGGATGTTGACTCATTTTCACAGTATTTGAGAAAATATTTGCCGTGGGATCATACTGGTAAAACTGCAGGCcgatttgaaattgaaaggaACGTgtga